AAAGGCGGGGAGGGTATAGAGAGCGGCCTCGGAAGTCTCCAGGGCTCGCCGATAGAAGTGCCGTTGCTCCTCTCGATCCCTGGCATAGGCGGCGCCTAGCAATAGATAGAGCTCGCTGCGGGCGTCGAGGGCTTCGAAATGCCCCGGAGCCTGCTCCAACACTGCCTTCCACGCTCCCAACGCCGCTTCCACCGCTTGCCGGTCTCCGGCTCGCTCCTGCAGCGCTTCGGCTCGCTGGACCAGCTCATCGACCTCGCTTCGTTCCTCCTGTGTGCGGGGGGCTGTCGGTACCGGCGCCGTTTCCCAGGCTGGCCGATGCACGAAGCAGCCGGTGCTGAGGAGAGGCACGAGGAGCACGAGAACCGGAATCCCGAGTCTCGGGGCGAGCTTGGCGGCGAGGAAGGAAAGCTGCATGCCCCAAGTCTATGCGAGATGGAGGCGAGTGATATCTTGATCTCGAACATTCGGAGGACTGTCATGATGATCGAGGTTCGAGGTCCGGTAGCCGGCCGCGGTGCCGGCCTGTGCCGTTGGTGCTTGCTGGGATTTGCGTGGGCTTCGATGCTGGCGGTGGGTTTGGTTCTGGCGATGCCAGCCCATGGCGGCTCCGGCGCCGAGTACACGGTCTATCCGATTCCGGTGGAAAGCCCCAACCACACCACACCGCTGCCTCCGGCGGACGGGCGGCTGACGGTGGTGGCCCCGGCAGACCCCTTGGCCTCGCCTTTCGGCTGGCACGATACCGACGGCATGGCGGGGGCGGAGCACACCACCCTCGAGGGCAACAATGTGCTGGTCTTCAGCCAGGACAGCAATCCGCCGCTTCCCGTCCCCGACTGCGGTGCGGACTTGGAGTGCAACTTTCCCCTCGATTTGACCCAGCTGCCGGAAACCTACACCGCCGCCTCCCAGACCAACGCTTTCTATTGGTACAACCTCTTCCACGACGTCACCTACCGCCACGGCTTTACTTCGCCGGCAGGGAATTTTCAGGTCAACGACTACGGGGAAGGGGGCGTCGGCGGCGATCCTCTGAGCGTGCGCTTCCGCTATGACGCCAGCTGCGCCGCCAGTGTCTCCATTCCGCCGGACGGTGCCTCGGGGTCGTTGATCCTCTCTCCCTGCACCGTCGGAGGCGTCACCCGGGACACGGCCCACGACAGCGTCGCCATGCTGCACCTCGCTGGCCACGCGCTGGTCCATCGGCTCCTCGGCGGGCCGTCCAATGCCAGCTGTTATCTGAATCTGCAGAATCCGGTGGAGGGTTGGGCGGACTACCTCGGCCTGCTCTTCACCATCGAGCCCGGTGACGCCGGCACCGACCCGCGGCCTTATGCCACCTATTTCCTCGGCCAGCCAACGGACGGTCCCGGCGCCCGCGGCGCTCCCTACAGCACCGATCCGGCGATCAACGATTGGACCTACGAGACCATCATCACCGCCGGCAACTCCTTCGCCATCGGTGCGGTGTGGGCTCAGGGGCTATGGCATGCCACCTGGGCGCTCATCGACCTCCACGGTTTCGATCCCGACCTCGAAGACCCCAACGGCGGTGCCGGCAACCAGCGCATCCTTTCCTACATGATCACAGGGCTCCAGCTGGCCCCGTGCAACCC
The Acidobacteriota bacterium genome window above contains:
- a CDS encoding M36 family metallopeptidase — protein: MMIEVRGPVAGRGAGLCRWCLLGFAWASMLAVGLVLAMPAHGGSGAEYTVYPIPVESPNHTTPLPPADGRLTVVAPADPLASPFGWHDTDGMAGAEHTTLEGNNVLVFSQDSNPPLPVPDCGADLECNFPLDLTQLPETYTAASQTNAFYWYNLFHDVTYRHGFTSPAGNFQVNDYGEGGVGGDPLSVRFRYDASCAASVSIPPDGASGSLILSPCTVGGVTRDTAHDSVAMLHLAGHALVHRLLGGPSNASCYLNLQNPVEGWADYLGLLFTIEPGDAGTDPRPYATYFLGQPTDGPGARGAPYSTDPAINDWTYETIITAGNSFAIGAVWAQGLWHATWALIDLHGFDPDLEDPNGGAGNQRILSYMITGLQLAPCNPSFLDARNALLAAAQLADPADVCPLWEAFATVGMGTDAISPSPQSTQVTNGFAVPATCREPFFTDGFETGDCSGWSAVFPGC